A stretch of Lactuca sativa cultivar Salinas chromosome 6, Lsat_Salinas_v11, whole genome shotgun sequence DNA encodes these proteins:
- the LOC111895183 gene encoding putative pentatricopeptide repeat-containing protein At3g16890, mitochondrial — protein sequence MRRLSALASRVEQIPNQITLKSQNQSKIQSNSSSHHQNPPVITTNFTARGKFSSVNSQSKTPTHKPIDHQYISQILSSKDWYLLLNHDLKSKKLSLNPRIIVSVLQNQENPLNNLIFYLWVSNINPLFAKNQSIRGVLANTLYRKGPVLLSKELISLVRTSGCSITEDSLCILISSWGRLGLAKYCSQVFDQISYLGLTPTTRLYNAVIDALVKSNALDLAYLKFHQMKADRCDPDRFTYNFLIHGVCKIGVVDEASRLLKQMQEIGYSPNVFTYTILIDGYCNAKRIKEAFKILETMKEYKVRPNEATFRSLVNGLFRNFHPLEAFKPLSDFIDHEQVLPIAACESCLHCLSTTSMCKETAIFLKKVIKRGYVPDTMTFNITITSLLKGFDLMETCDIVDDLIQKGTNLGFNTYLLLIESLYKNGSSLKGEKYLNKILENGLLTNVTSYNMLIDTFCKTCMINKAMKTFLDMIRLNISPNLVTFNTLISCHCKIGDMQEARELLKMLIQSGFKPDIYSFSSLIHGLCRTHQIDDAFDCLKEMVEWGVHPNSITYNILIRSLCIIGDVYKAKSLLKKMKVNGVKPDVYSFNALIQSFCRMTEVEKAKRVLQMMLTLGLTPDNFTYSGFIKMLFDLGRYKEAKELFVSMEDYGCTPDSFTCNLYIDGLVQSGRFIEARDMFLKCKEKGIVLKPISIL from the coding sequence ATGAGACGCCTTTCTGCTCTTGCTTCTAGGGTTGAGCAAATCCCAAATCAAATTACACTCAAGTCACAAAATCAATCAAAGATTCAATCCAATTCTTCATCCCACCACCAAAACCCTCCAGTCATCACCACTAATTTCACCGCAAGAGGTAAGTTTTCTTCAGTTAACTCCCAATCGAAAACCCCCACTCATAAACCCATTGATCATCAGTACATTTCTCAGATTCTTTCAAGTAAAGATTGGTATTTGCTACTAAACCACGACCTAAAATCCAAAAAACTTAGCTTAAACCCTCGGATTATAGTGAGCGTTCTACAGAATCAGGAAAACCCATTAAataatttgattttttatttgtGGGTCTCGAATATCAACCCGTTGTTCGCGAAGAACCAATCGATTCGAGGCGTTTTAGCAAATACCCTTTACAGAAAAGGACCGGTTTTATTATCGAAGGAGCTTATTAGTCTTGTTAGAACTTCCGGGTGTTCTATTACAGAGGATTCCCTTTGTATTTTGATAAGCAGTTGGGGAAGATTAGGTTTAGCAAAGTATTGCTCTCAGGTTTTCGATCAAATTTCATATTTAGGCCTTACTCCTACTACGCGATTGTATAATGCAGTAATCGATGCATTGGTAAAGTCCAATGCACTTGACTTGGCATATTTAAAATTCCATCAAATGAAAGCTGACAGATGCGACCCTGATAGGTTTACttataacttcctcatccatGGAGTCTGCAAAATCGGAGTTGTAGATGAAGCCTCAAGATTATTGAAACAAATGCAAGAAATCGGGTATTCACCAAATGTATTTACTTATACAATACTTATTGACGGGTATTGTAATGCAAAAAGAATCAAAGAAGCCTTTAAGATCTTGGAGACAATGAAAGAGTATAAAGTGAGACCTAATGAAGCTACATTTAGATCATTAGTCAATGGGCTTTTTCGTAATTTTCATCCACTCGAGGCCTTTAAACCATTATCTGATTTCATAGACCATGAACAAGTGTTACCCATAGCAGcctgtgaatcttgtttgcattGTCTTTCAACCACTTCTATGTGTAAAGAAACCGCTATTTTCTTGAAGAAAGTTATCAAGAGAGGTTATGTTCCTGATACTATGACTTTCAACATCACTATCACTTCTTTACTTAAAGGATTTGATCTCATGGAAACATGTGACATTGTTGATGATTTGATTCAAAAAGGCACAAATCTTGGATTCAATACTTACCTTCTTCTTATTGAATCTTTATACAAGAATGGAAGCTCATTGAAAGGCGAAAAGTATCTAAACAAGATTCTTGAAAATGGTCTTTTAACAAATGTGACATCATACAACATGTTAATCGACACCTTTTGCAAAACTTGCATGATCAATAAAGCAATGAAAACATTCCTAGACATGATTCGCCTCAACATTTCTCCAAATCTTGTCACTTTCAACACTCTAATTTCATGTCATTGCAAGATTGGTGATATGCAAGAAGCAAGAGAGCTTCTTAAGATGTTAATACAAAGTGGATTTAAACCAGACATTTATAGTTTTAGTTCATTAATTCATGGGCTTTGTAGGACCCACCAAATTGACGATGCTTTTGATTGTTTGAAAGAAATGGTTGAGTGGGGTGTTCATCCGAATTCTATAACTTACAATATCTTGATTCGTTCTTTATGTATAATTGGTGATGTTTATAAAGCAAAGAGTTTGTTAAAGAAGATGAAAGTCAACGGGGTCAAACCGGATGTTTATTCATTCAATGCTTTGATTCAGAGTTTTTGTAGGATGACAGAAGTTGAGAAGGCGAAAAGGGTTTTACAGATGATGTTGACTTTAGGTTTGACTCCTGATAACTTTACTTATAGTGGTTTTATTAAGATGTTGTTTGATTTGGGGAGATATAAAGAAGCTAAAGAGTTGTTTGTATCAATGGAAGATTACGGATGTACCCCTGATTCTTTTACATGTAATTTGTATATTGATGGTTTAGTTCAATCTGGTAGGTTTATTGAGGCCCGAGATATGTTTCTCAAATGTAAAGAGAAGGGAATTGTTTTGAAACCAAtttcaattttataa
- the LOC111895175 gene encoding uncharacterized protein LOC111895175 isoform X2 gives MAGYERNDEFISKNGHEREGATMEQKYGGLAPKKKPLISKDHERAFFDSADWALCKQGAGINEKSTIAIETLRPKLERTPRQCLPPRRPACISGGDNHVE, from the exons ATGGCAGGATATGAGAGAAACGATGAGTTTATCTCCAAAAATGGTCATGAACGCGAG GGGGCAACAATGGAACAGAAATATGGAGGTCTAGCACCAAAGAAGAAGCCCTTAATCTCAAAG GATCATGAACGTGCTTTTTTTGATTCAGCAGATTGGGCCCTATGCAAg CAAGGTGCAGGGATAAATGAGAAATCAACGATAGCTATAGAGACCTTGCGACCAAAATTAGag AGAACACCTCGTCAGTGTTTGCCTCCAAGACGACCTGCTTGTATATCTGGAGGAGACAACCAT GTAGAGTAA
- the LOC111895175 gene encoding uncharacterized protein LOC111895175 isoform X1: MYINYHLCFDFFLTIFVFVLLFYISSHLSLLGEREMAGYERNDEFISKNGHEREGATMEQKYGGLAPKKKPLISKDHERAFFDSADWALCKQGAGINEKSTIAIETLRPKLERTPRQCLPPRRPACISGGDNHVE, from the exons ATGTATATAAATTATCACTTATGTTTTGATTTCTTCCTAACCATTTTCGTCTTTGTATTGCTCTTCTACATTTCAAGTCATCTTTCTCTGTTGGGCGAAAGAG AAATGGCAGGATATGAGAGAAACGATGAGTTTATCTCCAAAAATGGTCATGAACGCGAG GGGGCAACAATGGAACAGAAATATGGAGGTCTAGCACCAAAGAAGAAGCCCTTAATCTCAAAG GATCATGAACGTGCTTTTTTTGATTCAGCAGATTGGGCCCTATGCAAg CAAGGTGCAGGGATAAATGAGAAATCAACGATAGCTATAGAGACCTTGCGACCAAAATTAGag AGAACACCTCGTCAGTGTTTGCCTCCAAGACGACCTGCTTGTATATCTGGAGGAGACAACCAT GTAGAGTAA